In a genomic window of Lathamus discolor isolate bLatDis1 chromosome 4, bLatDis1.hap1, whole genome shotgun sequence:
- the ALOX5AP gene encoding arachidonate 5-lipoxygenase-activating protein produces the protein MDQETLGSVVLLAIVTLISVVQNAFFASKVEHESKYCNSKGFQRPGSSAFDRVYTANQNCGHAYPTFLAVLWCAGLLCSPAPAAFAGLMYLFVRQKYFVGYLGERTQSTPGHLFGKRIILFLFLMSVAGILNYYLIFFFGSDFEVHIKTITSAISPLLLIP, from the exons ATGGACCAGGAAACCCTGGGAAGCGTTGTCCTCCTCGCCATTGTCACCTTGATAAGTGTTGTCCAGAATG CTTTTTTTGCGAGCAAAGTGGAGCATGAAAGCAAATACTGCAATAGCAAGGGGTTCCAGCGACCAGGATCCTCCGCCTTCGATCGCGTCTACACTGCCAA CCAGAACTGCGGACACGCGTACCCCACGTTCCTCGCTGTGCTCTGGTGCGCTGGACTTCTCTGCAGCCCAG CTCCTGCCGCCTTTGCCGGCCTGATGTACCTGTTTGTGAGGCAGAAGTACTTTGTGGGCTACCTGGGGGAGAGGACGCAGAG CACTCCGGGTCACTTGTTTGGAAAGCGCATCATTTTGTTCCTGTTCCTCATGTCCGTGGCTGGAATACTCAACTACTATCTCATCTTCTTTTTTGGAAGTGACTTTGAAGTGCACATAAAAACCATAACCAGCGCGATCTCTCCGTTGTTGCTCATACCCTAG